The DNA sequence TTCTCACCGATcacgtgaggtacagcacacaGCCCTGTCTACCTCGTCACAGAACTTCAAGGCGCGCTCACACCTATCCCATATGAGAAATGCCTCTGGGCATCacgtgtgtttaccgttgctgacgCTATACCTGTGAATACTGATATCACAGAGCGCACTATAGAAagctgttccagaatagcacaggctgtttTCTCCCTAGCTATCCTAATGGGAGATACAAGCTGCATCCCGCTGTGCTTACCTGCTCCAGTGTGACTGACGCCTCGCTGCAAAACGTCTGCGTGGcagcttgaaaggtctctgttggattcctttcatgttaatttcttaagtctgttgtcatttacggcataaattcctcttctaaatttactgtggtgtttctgactatctgggaggagactgagcagtgaaacatgttacttgtacgcctaaacaagaacgatctgtcacactactacactttaaaacacagtttatatgtaattcatgtcacacagtctcatacggaacctacatccgctttctttcatatactgtatatgataagatactgtcatcccccttcccttctgtgtgagaggatgaatgagcaaatgtatttctagttgcatgcttgagggtagaagacaaggctgtctgctagagaacagtaggaccaacgtcggaacaggtagctacgctttctaaaagcaaagaggtttctattcttagtatggtcctggccgtccgttgtcatgttggtgcaggaagctgcccctctggccagttccgtttgtatttgggaagcacgctcggtaggagcgcaggtcagtctgtccatggcgagcgtctgaagtggtaagatctccggctaagcgcgtgtctgctaagtccgtaggacaatggatttcttaaattcagcctaactgaaaatttaatcacttttatttcaggtttagctctaaaatatctaatgttatcttaaatttcagcgcagtgtaattctcgtgtgaagttcagattattttccggtagttgctttgtcactactttgtgagtaaagtggaaccacgtgttgatcagtaactgtttgacccatcaggttaatagtaagacgttagtaaccagttcaaggtttttcttttgtgaattgcttttcgatctaatttattttaattatcaaaattattgtggagttatacgctttgtgtaaaccaagttgaccacgtgaagcatgtggtgtaatagtagccctcagctattctttttgggaagatttcacagagagttggtatgaatttagtataccagtgtgtggtaattacatgacggacaggattgtgctacgaacgtaatttctttgggtgaaaactgaatctgttggttgtggttaatttcctcttgcttatgtttcaacgttcttcgttgtatgcagtctcccaatcttggctccgtattttatgtgttccgtaagattacaatctcacattttcacagtcctaaataaggcaccagctcagttataactcacgtttaatatgctgaaatttcaatgatcaatcttaaaataaatttccaaatataaactgatttctttctttttatttaaattcaccttatatatatatatatatatatatatatatatatatatatatatatatatatatatattaccggttgttgtatggcTATTAAaggattataatcaatgttagtctgattgggaatttggtaaacctagactagttacctggtgaaacagttgcgcagtaatgcacagttaacttccccagacagctcacagcttttaacccgcttttattgtccatcagtaccgctttcatcatagcaaattaaagtaacaacgttacacatggcgaccctgttctgtgattccgctagactccggaatctctgaaacgttagattgcgagcgtgttataatcttaattttttttccctacagcgccaaacaacttctgcgttgtttccgagcagactttcaaaagattcacggcgttttTGATCAgcattgtgttgtttgtcttgtcttgttttctatatttgtgtgttttatatgtgtgtgtgtttttttttctcgcttgtaaattccactgtttcgatcaaagagaaaaatttgttttgcgtttgaaaaagtgcgtactaggttgggtatctttcgtgtgactgtcgtaatttttgggggacacatttattttgattagtgtgtcgcataccgggtataaattgcactaatgcagacacgtaaccaagctaataGTAAGTggtccgacaacttaagcaacatgcaCCAAtcggataatttgatttcgaatgttaATGCGTCGGACAGTTCCGAAAATacaatgggaaatacttcagacgaaatgcaaaacaggacgaatgggATCACAGTACAGCCAGAAAtaaatttgcctcctactaaccaaattgatttggcagaactcatgaaagccttattgcaacaaaataaagaaaacacacagaaatcagaaaaatcgatccgagagctaggcgcacaaatgacgcagaaatcagaaaaatagttccgagaacaaaaagaatcatccgaaaaatcgatccgcgagctaggcgaacaaatgatgcagaaatcagaaaaattggtctgagagctaggcgaacaaatgacgcagaaatcagaaaaatcgttccgagaacaaaaagaatcatccgaaaaatcgatccgcaagctaggtgaacaaatgacgcagaaatcagaaaaatcgatccgagagctaggcgaacaaatagacaagaaactaatccagcagacaaataaagtcgacaagtcaatgcagagagtgtccgatgatatctcacaaagaataaacaatctggtaagtgaaataaaaagtgatattatgaaagaattaggccatacatttgaacaaatcgatgaccgtctgcaagccttagaacagggcaagcggagtggcgatgccgaatctaaagagagcaaagaacagctacttaggaatttccaagcgctgggagaagaatgccaaagggaacaccagcaggtactctcgagggtccaagaggcggaaacgcattgtcccacgtccgttagcaacacaatagcggacaacagtctAGCGATTCACGcgctggaacagcaagtagaacaattgaagcagactggggcggaggacaagagacaaatacatgataagattgtggcattagcggacattgtaggcacgatgaagctgacgtaaaaagcgagaacaatactacaccggtagcggctgCAGAGACCggagaagtgcgttcgcttcttagatttcagaagggacagttcgaagtgaacaggcagcaCAAAACTGTAACAGGGGAATTACAAGAAcgtgtggcgcatctggaaaaccgcatggtgtgagattccgaactcgccaatagcactaaaaatagccgtacgaacagtgcagagagggactccggccacgagggagattttgacgacaaggaagaatgtattttgaggggcagacatgagacgaATATAAACATACAAGGGCCTCGCCggaaggaaatgcggggatttgatttcaaacatttccttacggtgggaaagtttgagatattccgaaattcgcaaaaaggaatacatccacgagcatggctcgagcaatttgagttctgtcttccccccggctgggcaagttcacataagatagaatatatgtgtggctatttgcaAGGCGAACCGGTGATTCGCATGAGgttggcagcgcgtcactgcaactccactcgggagtttcgacaagcctttctgtccgcctgttggtcggaagcggcacaagatagggtcaaacatggcataattatgctgccaaatttgaaccagtctggtttcggcagccctgcacgcctattcgaccacatgctgcaggcaattCAATTTtgatacgacccatacgggcctgcggaactaattaggatatgcatcaccaaattgctgatgcacttgcggcacgtcattcttgcgggacgatgcaaagaggacgtggaaacggttaaaacacttctccaagagttggaatacaatacaggagaatgcccgtctaatcaggcacaaagttattacggggcacagcagcgcgatcgcagtcgtggccgtagtactaatcaacggcgtgactggtcgtcgcgacacGAACGGAataataatcgggaccggccgtatagaaactagggtaacagtcgcgaacacaggtggaacaacagaaatgatcgaggacgtggacaagatcgtgaacgcaacagttataCAGGAGACTGCCCGACTAATCATGCACAAAGTTACTACGGGGAACAGCAGCGCGACCaaagtcgtggccgtagtactaatcaacggcgtaactggtcgtcgcgacgcgaacggaacaataatcgggaccgaccgtatagaaactggggtaacactcgcgagcacaggtggaacaacggaaatgatcgaggacgtggacaagatcgtgaacgctacaggtacggcaaccagaatcgatactacgatgaacacggtgggaataggactgtacgcggagcacctcatgatgttgaaattcggccggctaaccctagacataatccagcaaatggaaatgaacaaaaccggcaatgacaaacgatcagcgcagaaggcgcccaatcggaacaaatgagcgacatggcaaatgagtagaaag is a window from the Schistocerca americana isolate TAMUIC-IGC-003095 chromosome X, iqSchAmer2.1, whole genome shotgun sequence genome containing:
- the LOC124556056 gene encoding TRAF3-interacting protein 1-like, producing MTQKSEKSFREQKESSEKSIRKLGEQMTQKSEKSIRELGEQIDKKLIQQTNKVDKSMQRVSDDISQRINNLVSEIKSDIMKELGHTFEQIDDRLQALEQGKRSGDAESKESKEQLLRNFQALGEECQREHQQVLSRVQEAETHCPTSVSNTIADNSLAIHALEQQVEQLKQTGAEDKRQIHDKIVALADIAQSYYGAQQRDRSRGRSTNQRRDWSSRHERNNNRDRPNDRGRGQDRERNSYTGDCPTNHAQSYYGEQQRDQSRGRSTNQRRNWSSRRERNNNRDRPYRNWGNTREHRWNNGNDRGRGQDRERYRYGNQNRYYDEHGGNRTVRGAPHDVEIRPANPRHNPANGNEQNRQ